CGCGGTACCGCTACAAAAATGCCTGTACGGCAGATTTTCAGGCTGCGTGCGAAAAAAATTACGGCAAGGATCTGTCCTGGTTTTTTCTGGAATGGATTTACGGAACGGGCTGGCCGAAACTGACAGTCAGTCCTCACATTAGCGGAAGAGATGTGACGATTCGGGTGAGCAATCGTTCCAACAGCCGTACGCGGTTCAAGATGCCGCTGGACGTGGTGGTTCACACCAAACGCGGTCGATTTAAAAAGAGGCTGTGGCTCAAATCGGGAGAGAATACCTTTCACATCCGGGCAAAAACTCCCGTCACATCGGTTGATCCGATAGGCCTCCGCTGGATTTTGGACGGTCCCAAGCGCGGTGAAATGTGGTATTTTATCGATCTTGATTTTGTCATGGGAAAATTTGGAAAGGGGCTGCATTTTACGACGGATCGAAAAGTGGTTGTGGGGGATTCCGATGCGGTGTACATTTCACCCGCACGCTATTTATTCCGCGGGGTCAGATTCCTGAAGCTTCGTCTGGATTCGACGCAGGACAAACGCTGGCGGAAAGTGAAAGTGGCGGTGCGTGAACATTTCTTCAGGAAAAAGGATCAGAAAGCGTGGCAGGAAATCGGAGGCGACGGTTCTTTACCCGAAAATTTGCAGCACGCCCGCTCTCTGGAGTACCGTCTGGATTTCAGTGCCTTGAAAGGAGATACCCTGTCCGTACCCAAAGTGATTTTAACGTATGAATAAAAAATCGAATCAATAGAAGACGGGTACATTCTTGAAATCTGTTTTTTGGGTTGATTGAACCAATAAAAAGCGGGAAGGATTACAAATGAAAAAACACATTTTCATTCTTTTATTCAGCGGTGTCATTGGCTTGCTGATTGGGTCGTGTTCAAAAAATTCCGGGAGCATGGTGGGTCGCTGGGCCTATGTTCCGGAAAAAAGTACGGATCTGGTAACCTGGCGATACCGCACGCCTGAAGTGGTGGTTCAAAAGGAAAAAGACAGGATCGTTATTCTCTGGAACTGGATGCGCCGGGGAAAAGTGGCGTTTAGAGATTCCCTGACGTTTTGTCCGGGCAGTGCTCCGTCAAAGATTCCCGTAACCTCGGCCATCTGGCCGGAAAACTGGTATATGGGAGTTCTGGCCAAAAAGAACAGCTGGAAGC
This genomic interval from Calditrichota bacterium contains the following:
- a CDS encoding M1 family metallopeptidase; translated protein: LVTHPTSTYLITMYVGPYVELTQPIPLPAEHDTILAHYYVLKGNEDRARKEFFPRVPDELNLYTRYYGPFAFADNKFGLVQSSYPGMEHSTAVAVGPIFPHTLLPGEPNPLQWYDHYFNYMVVHEVAHEWWGNAVTALDWGDFWLHEGFATYSEALWMEHRFGEEPMHQYMAGMSFQIDSTGSVYQPRHKNAREAYHLNIYWKGAWVLHMLRYVMGDEAFFKTLRQFNTDPRYRYKNACTADFQAACEKNYGKDLSWFFLEWIYGTGWPKLTVSPHISGRDVTIRVSNRSNSRTRFKMPLDVVVHTKRGRFKKRLWLKSGENTFHIRAKTPVTSVDPIGLRWILDGPKRGEMWYFIDLDFVMGKFGKGLHFTTDRKVVVGDSDAVYISPARYLFRGVRFLKLRLDSTQDKRWRKVKVAVREHFFRKKDQKAWQEIGGDGSLPENLQHARSLEYRLDFSALKGDTLSVPKVILTYE